Part of the Pyricularia oryzae 70-15 chromosome 3, whole genome shotgun sequence genome, GCGGTCGACGGCGATAAGACCAGGGATGGTGGAGACGACGTTGATGACGGAGGTGATCATTTGGATGACGAAGGGTTGGCTGATACCCGAGTTCTCAAAGTACTTGGTGCCATAGTAGAAGATGAAGTTGACACCAGTGAGTTGCTGGAGAGCCTGGAGACCCATGCCGGTGAGCTGGCGCTTGAGCATGGGGCCGCGGAAGCAGTCGATGTAGCCGGCAGTGCCCTGGGACATCTCGTAGTCGTTGTTGGCCTTGATCTCGGCAACCTCGGCGACGATGGCCTCGTGGTCGGCAGGGAGACGGCGGAGCTTGCCGAGAGACCGGGCGGCCTGGTCCATCTTTCCCTTCTTGACGAGGAATCGAGGAGTCTCGGGAAGGATCAACATGCCAACAATGAGAATGATAGACCAGGCGAACTGGACGGCAATTGGGATACGGTAGGAGCCCGTGTCGTCGCGTTCGTGGGTGGAGTTATTGACGATGGCGGCAAGGAGAAGACCGATGGTGATAGACAACTGGTAAGCACCAACGATGGCACCACGAATCCACTTGGGAGCCGTCTCGGACTGGTACAGAGGGATCATGGCGGAGATGAGACCGACACCGAAACCAGCAAAGAAGCGACCAGCGAGGAACAGGGGCAGGGCGACAGCGGCAGTCTGGAAGATGACACCCAGGTTGAAGACCCAGCAGGAGGCGATGAGGGCCCAGCGACGACCGATGGAGTCGGCGAGGAAGACTGAGGCGAGAGCTCCGAAGAAGGTACCGGCAGAGAGGATGGAGAcgacggcggcctcctcaGAGGGAGAGATACCAAGCTGGCCTGTGGCATCGGTGTAACCTGTGGAGAAGAGCTCCTTCCAGTATTTCATGGCCAAGATACCACTGATGGTACCGGTGTCATAGCTATATTGTTTGTTTGGGTTAGTATTGGGATGAGAAAGAATAATAATGTTATCAGCCAAGAAGCGAGCATACCCGAAAAGGACACCACCGAAGGAGACGAAGGCGCCGACGAGAATGGCGGGCCAGGCGGCACCGGCCTCATTCTCTGGCCGCTTGAATCCGCGAACCATTGTGGATTGATTAAGTTGATGATGCGGTCGAGCGAAGTGTATTGACTGCTGCTACTCGACAACCCGAGGTGTTCAATCAAACTCGATTAGAGGATATCTGAGAGCATGGGAGGAAAAGCAAGGAGTAGAGAGAGGGGGACGAGGAACCCGGGAGGGAGGGAGCATGACTTTATATATTGTTGTTTCTGATGAAAGAGAATGCAGTGGATAGGCATGGGGATGGGGATGCATGCTGTGCCGGTGgatttttgggggggggggggggggggctcgGTCAGTAAGTGCTTGTGCGTAAGTAAACTTAAACCAATTTTGTTAGCAAATCTACTTGGGCCTCGTGGTATTACGTGAATGGGTGAATGGCGTGTCGTGTCATGACCGCAGCTCACAGGTGTggtctaggtacctaaggtaggtacctcaggtaggtacctaggtatgggCAGGCAGTACAATGACCCGTAACTGTAGTTTCCGGAAAGCAGAAAAAAGACAACTCTAGCCATCCCTGCACGCATACGCGCAGAAACCAAACCAACCTTACAAACCAACCTGCCGTTACCTTGCCCGCAATTTACTACCCAAGTACCCATTCATTCATTCTCCGAGAAAACAATAAAAAGAAagtaaaagaataaaaataaatagaACCACCGCCTAGCCAGAACGGGCATGAGTGGGGTATTTCTCCATTCGCAAAATGAAGGAGCTTGTCTCGCTCCCCATGGGATCCTGACACTCCACGTCTGGGGCAGAACtagatttgtttttttccctccctcTTTTTTCCTTGCATCTGACTAGCAACCACCTAGCTTGTGCAATGGTACCCAGCACTGTAGTCTCTCCGAACCACCAAGGACGCCACGCACCCCAGATTGCCACCCGTTACTACGGGTGCGGAGAAAAACTTTCTGGCGTCCATGTCAGCGGcttactttctttttttttttttttttctagatTTCAACCACAGACTTGAGTCCACTGTGCCTACTTCTAGATCTAGAAATAACTTTGGCTCTAGATATATTAGATCAACTCAACAAAAACGCAGCTAATGCGGCAACGCCCATTAAATTCTGCACTCTTCCTGAGCCATCTCTTGTTTGAGagatcaccaccaccaccaacgccACCAAGTATTGCTGTAAAAGTACCGCCTAGTCGACCAACACGTTTTACGAGTTAGCTTTGCATTGGTATGCTGGAACTAAAAATGACTTCTGTAGCGTCGTCTCCCCACACGACCAGTTTCTTACTTTGTGCTAGCATCGTCAATGGCACCCCATGggccagaaaaaaaatccttGATAGAAATGGGTTGGGctccaacttttttttttgttgcaaaCGAGGACAGCTTGGGGGATTCGGCATGGCCAGGCCGGGAAAGCCTGGTTCCCCCTTCTCCTCCCCATTGTATTTTCCCCTTTACGCGAAGTTCTGGGGGAGCCTCGTGGTCAAGTGCAAAACACTCCACGGAGAAGAGCTGGAGTCTCCAGGTTAGTAGGGCCGATTGCTCCTCACGACTTTTAGTGATGCATAGACTGCATTGGCTTGAAGGGGTTGTTGGAGTGGGGCTCACGACTCGTTCATCCTTTTTCGACCACGTACGATCACCTTGATTTGATTGGATGTTTGTAAATAGGTAATAGTCAAGCAAAAATTTCTTGTTTCCATCACAAACCTGAAATGAGATGGCATTTTGTCGTCCTCGTGACCTCGGACGCTCCGTCGCAGGGAGAATGTTGGTATCACAGTAGTATTATCCCCCCCGCCccccaaacaaaagaaaaccccTGAGAATATGTGCACCAGAATAAAACCATCTACGCACTACTTGCTATTTACGTGCTACACTGGTTGGTGAAGAATATTTTTCCTTCCTCTGCCCGGCCAGTTAAGCCTTACCGACTATAGTAGTACGCCGTCCCAACCCATTCAATCGATCCACTTAAAGCTTGAGAGAAAAACAATGCTGCGATGGTAAAGCCGGGGAGGGACCAGAGCTTGGTAGTTAGACATGTACCAATCCACTGCCAGCCGTTTGCTGCGGCTGGACCTCGAGCTCATGCACCTAGAGTGCTTACCCCACTTGCTAACATCGTGATCGACACAGTTTTCCATTTGCCCTGCATCGTGGTAATGCGTTCTAGTCCTAAACCTAGACGGACAGGCTGCTTTCGCCTTGTGGCATGATGCTAACGGAGCAAGTCTTCCCCGGATTTTTGTGTCTCGTCCTTTTGTGGCGAAAGGAATTGGAAACGAATCCTTCCCTTGTCTCCTAATCAGGTGTCTTTTGTCACTGGGTTGAGCTTTTAGGTTAACAGTAGTAGTGCAAGTTCAGAGTTTTATGATGTCACGCGTTGACGACAAATGAAACCCGCCAACTCCTACCTAATACGTGCATACATTCCTTACCCATAGTAGCAGTAGTACGTACTACCACCCTGCCGTACTATAGGCAATAGGAGTGGGTCGCCTGTGCGGTGACATTGTATGGGCCGACATCTTCCCGTGATGGGGGCGGCCCAGTCTCCGTGATTGGGTCGGGGCCAAAAGTTGTCTTACTCCTGGCTGTTGAGAGAGTACTTCGTAAAAGAATTAAAAGAATTCAAGGGTAGGATAAATTGCCAATATAATGATATGTACAAGGGTCTCGGAATGtggtgaaaaaaaagcaaagaagccaaacaaaagagggacaaagaaaagaaaaagatgagaaagaaaacaacaacatTAAAACCCGGGTCTCCGAATGGCCCATCGCAACAACTCTCCGTAAGTCGCCGGCAGAAACAAAGCTAAACAGATCCCGGTGGAGTGGCGTGTCAAAACGGGCCGAGTCACACGggtctttttgttcttcgTTCGTTCCGCCTATTCGTTGACCTCAATTGCAAGTAAGTACATTTGAGGTTGTAACGTCGTCAAGCGGGACAAAGGTCCTGCAGCCGCCCTCTCCCCATTGTCCGGCCTTGCCGGCATCCATGGACCTGTCGTTGAAAGATCTGATATTTGAGAAATACCCCTGCAGTAACATACCGAGAGTACGGCCGAGCCTCATCCACCCGGCCCACTTTGCCATGCCGAGGGCCAAGACTCGGGCGAGGGAGGCTGATTTTCAGACACAAGCTTTGCCATGCCCAAAGTAGGAGCTTGAGTCCGCTCAGAGCCGGCGCCAAGTGTACTACTAGTGCAGTGATAACGTACATGTATACTAATAGGGCAGGTAATTAATTAGTGCACCaacacacacgcacacacagatacagaaaagagaaaaggctTGGAATCCAACACAAGCGCGAAATGGGTACAGGAAGGTCCTTGGCAAATTCTCGTTAGTGATGATCAATCAGGTCGGGCGCGATGGGGCCCAGAAGAGGAAAGAAtttcaagaagaaaaaagaacaagaaaaaaaactccaCCGCAACAAATGGTGAGCCCACAAAGCCCACTTGCTGCGCCAACCGACCCCTATTGCTTGTCATTCATTAATTCGCAGTAGACGAATTCCAAAAAAGGAGCTAGCCCAGGTTGGGGATGCATCGTGAAAGTGGGTGTCCCCGACAACCGCCAAGACATTGTCCCTGACAAAAAGTAGTACGTACGAAGTACTTTGTACATAGTAAGCACTTCGCGGTAAGAAGGAAATCTGGTCAcggttgggtctcggctttgGTTGAGGACCCGTTGGCGACTCCTCGCCTCCGAAAGCCACGTTCCAGACTCACGGAACATGCTAGTACAAAACCAACACATGATCGCGGGCAGCCCGCGAGAAGTTTTACACGATCGAGGTACATAGAGTAGGGGCTTGAGCTGTAAAATCTAGCCGCAGTTTGTGGCGCAACCTCGGACGCCCTTGGCTGGATCCAAATCTGGGGTACCGAGGTAGGTATGGCTGCCGTTCAGCGCCTCTTTGCACTAATCAGCTCAATCGTAAAATTGTTCATGACGCAAATCCATGCCATGCCTAGCTGgaccctacctacctacctaaaaaCTAAGAGCCATCATCGGGCCACTCAGAATTAAGTTATGCTGTGGTTCGGTCAATACCCGCGCCCAAATAGCTTCACCGTACTTTTAGCTCGAAATAAAACCCCGATCACTTGACCTGCAGCCCGATTTCACGCCCATGGCAAATCTTTTTTCCCTGTCGTTTTGTTGAGGGACCAATGTCTGAATTGAAAATAACAACCGAACGGTCTGGTATTCGTATATTCGTCCGAGGGCCAAATCTACGAAACACCTGACTGCCGaaatccccccccccccctttccCCCGTAGCAAGCGGGCTTGCCAGCGGGCCAGACACGTTTCTCAGACAAAGCTCTTGATACTAGCCCAGAATGCCGCCGCGTCTTCAAACATGGGCAGGTGCCCTGTATTGGGGACAACCCTGAGCTCTACACCTTCCTTTCCAACAAGGCCCTTGAATCCATCCATTGCTTTGACCAACGCGCCCTTGCCATCGCCGTCGCCTACGACGAGGATTCCAGGCACCTGACATGCCCCAAGATTTCCCTTCAGGTCATAGTCCCACAGCGCCTGGCAGCTGTACTTGAACCCTTCAACGTCGTTGGCCGCCACCATGTCTGTCATGCCCAGAGCGAGATCCTTCTTGTCGGACATGGTGGACGGGTGGAACCAGCGTTCTACTGTGACGCCAGCCAGTTTGCGGATACCAGAAGATCCGTCTTCGGAGGTTGACTCGGCTGTGGAAATGCGCTCTTTCCAGGCTGCCGTGTTGGCTGCGCTCGAGATGGCGTTGCAGTCGCAGGCCACAAAGCGGGAAACTCGACTGCCGTGCATAAGTACGAACTGTAAAGTAGTCGCGCCTCCCATGGACACGCCGATGAGGGCATGCAGCTTCGGAATACGCAACGCTGTCAGCAATGTGTTGATGTCATCCGCAAGCATGGTCAGAGTTGCAGGCGTAGCAGGGGTACCAGCATGCCGACCGCGCGTGTCGTATCTCAAGATGCGAAGGTCCGGCCTCTCCGCCTTGAGGATG contains:
- a CDS encoding high-affinity glucose transporter RGT2 — protein: MVRGFKRPENEAGAAWPAILVGAFVSFGGVLFGYDTGTISGILAMKYWKELFSTGYTDATGQLGISPSEEAAVVSILSAGTFFGALASVFLADSIGRRWALIASCWVFNLGVIFQTAAVALPLFLAGRFFAGFGVGLISAMIPLYQSETAPKWIRGAIVGAYQLSITIGLLLAAIVNNSTHERDDTGSYRIPIAVQFAWSIILIVGMLILPETPRFLVKKGKMDQAARSLGKLRRLPADHEAIVAEVAEIKANNDYEMSQGTAGYIDCFRGPMLKRQLTGMGLQALQQLTGVNFIFYYGTKYFENSGISQPFVIQMITSVINVVSTIPGLIAVDRWGRRPMLLWGAIGMTISQFLVAMLGTLTTGQRADGSIIVYNVEAQKAGVAFVCIYIFFFASTWGPLAWVVTGEIFPLKQRARGLSLTTATNWLLNWAIAYMTPYLVNFGPGYANLQSKIFFVWFGACFLCIAFVYFFIYETKGLSLEEVDELYAQVSSARHSSAWQPSVSFTQRTGVDSATVEKIEGDASDHAVDQANRV